Below is a window of Mycolicibacterium rhodesiae NBB3 DNA.
ACTGCGTGCGGGCCTGCCGCACCGACTTGGCACCCTCGCCGACGCACTCTGCGCACTGATGCCCGACGGCTGCGTCGCGCATGCACTCCGGGCAGATGTACCGGTTGCACCGGGTACACCGCACATACGTCGCGCGGTCGGGGTGCCGATAACACGTCGGCGTCTGCGGCGGCGTCGTCATGCCTACAGGGTGCCGAAAAGTTCGATCCAGTTGCCGTCGGGATCCGCGACGAACATCCACCCCATGCCCGGCACCGGCTCGAACTCCGTGAGCGGCTCCACGACTTCGTACAGCGATTCGGCGAACGCCTTCGACAAGCCGGTCAGATCCTTCACACCGATCGTGAAGTACCGCACTCCTGCCGCGGCACGACCGCCGCCGGGCGTGGCCGGCACCGGCGGCGGCGCCTTGTACGTCACCAGCTTGAGCACGCTGCCGCCGAGCGTGTACCGGCGCTGCGACCCACCGGGAAACTCGATCTCACCCTGGAACTCGAGTTCGAGAAACTCCTCGTAGAACTCGACCATCGCCTCCAGGTTGGTCGTCACGAGACCAATCTCGATGCCCGGTGAGAGCAGATCCAATTTCACGCCTTACCTCGCTTCTTTCGACGTACTGTCCCCGAGCAGGTCTGCCGGCGGCTGATCCCAATGATCCACGTTGACCGCACCGGCGAGCGGACGCCGCCGGACCGGCCCGTGCCTGCCCTTCGGCCAACCGACGACGATGTGGCCCGCCATCATCCAGTCATCCGGCACGCCGACGGCCTCGCGCAGCAGCTCCTCGCCGCCGTAGGACGCCCAGCTGGTCAGGCACGCGCCGAGCCCCTGGGCCCGCGCGGCCAGCAGGAAATTCTGCATCGCCGGGAAAATCGAACCGCCCAGCAGCAGATCCGACGCCATCCGCAAGCGCTTCTGGGTGAACAGCACCGACGTGAACTCGCCCGCCCGGTCGTGCAACTCGTAGGTCGCCCGGTTGTCCCGGGCCCGCCTGCTGTCATCGTCCGGGTCCGGCCTGCTCATCTCATAGGCCTGCTCGATCACTTCCAGCGCCCGCGCCGCGGCCGTCGCCACCACCGCCCGCTGCTCATCCGAACGCAACACGATGAACCGCCACGCCTGGGCATTGGCCCCCGACGGCGCCCAGGCCGCCGCCTGCAGGCACCGCGCGAGGGTCGCGTCGTCCACGGGTTCGCCGGT
It encodes the following:
- a CDS encoding VOC family protein, with product MKLDLLSPGIEIGLVTTNLEAMVEFYEEFLELEFQGEIEFPGGSQRRYTLGGSVLKLVTYKAPPPVPATPGGGRAAAGVRYFTIGVKDLTGLSKAFAESLYEVVEPLTEFEPVPGMGWMFVADPDGNWIELFGTL
- a CDS encoding nitroreductase family protein: MPAASSDVWEVMSTARTIRRFTGEPVDDATLARCLQAAAWAPSGANAQAWRFIVLRSDEQRAVVATAAARALEVIEQAYEMSRPDPDDDSRRARDNRATYELHDRAGEFTSVLFTQKRLRMASDLLLGGSIFPAMQNFLLAARAQGLGACLTSWASYGGEELLREAVGVPDDWMMAGHIVVGWPKGRHGPVRRRPLAGAVNVDHWDQPPADLLGDSTSKEAR